Proteins encoded together in one Bactrocera neohumeralis isolate Rockhampton chromosome 4, APGP_CSIRO_Bneo_wtdbg2-racon-allhic-juicebox.fasta_v2, whole genome shotgun sequence window:
- the LOC126755432 gene encoding hormone-sensitive lipase, whose translation MECNEPTAGVTLGAEMIVSDSGKTPVDKLSSVIDEQLPNGNNMFTTPPSPPPSPKSLPSSSAASTVSSAELRTSQFDDQPMAESLTAEPEEDAAPALQPLYAQLLEQCIEHANHFREDPSEKGQRLYGAFVAWQDFIRLANKLVLQIGAFAHKYDFDEHTPGNGYRSFIAVTNASITYGQNICKNLHATRATMFFRKKYYMKEVESCSQLLSSLCTCLHYLLIMHDWSCDSGDLFANGHHSAEELFELGDTINQYAFYGRCLGFQYDNSIRGVLRFISIGMASFSEVFYAQSEGKITKTTRGLWTGSKYFLNPEQCARRIVNISQNAKIDFCKAFWFLAESEMMHTIPTIVGSSVKVNRVIEIPPERLQLPRVTKSQKLRTATDVNQNDNAELIDIPLPTAHIGPGNSIRVRLLSYTRREGMIGEGIFARSWRRLPARSRSVLFHCHGGGFVAQSSKSHELYLRDWAAALDVPIISVDYSLAPEAPFPRALEEVFYAYCWMLRNAEHLGTTAERIVLAGDSAGANLCIGVALKCIEQGVRIPDGLFLAYCPTLISFVPSPARLLCLMDPLLPFGFMMRCLRAYASPEREQMQANAKHVSEMSDIRNATPSQERHFTLQMEKEYSAASSRRTSAAKSPISSVAENSKWEQMLKDGTALDMNAMAADAETEESSDTFASASYHSQTVERTDLPSAEEDNSLCVSFEDDSQPIVHYPIQLTAETQKDSDSEQYIDRFLDQYLIDTNTQEATEQKVNGCKVTNGTTYTNCIAPTIARTASEENIIIDTGKEVIAFETIHGRFNNAFNALTTTFDRYTKSSEIRGDAPHSERIKDLRNMDALIARSPSLEFAFQVPKDPFLSPYWASDEWLKQLPNTKILTLDMDPCLDDCVMFARKLKKLGRPVTLEILKGLPHGFLNFTMYSSEARDGSKHCIASLKELLSIPVDIPLNGHATGSK comes from the exons atggagTGTAATGAGCCGACAGCTGGGGTCACATTGGGCGCTGAAATGATTGTTAGCGACAGTGGAAAAACGCCAGTTGACAAGCTAAGTTCAGTCATAGATGAGCAGTTACCTAACGGCAATAATATGTTCACAACACCACCATCGCCACCGCCCTCACCCAAATCGCTGCCCTCCTCGTCAGCTGCCTCAACAGTCTCGTCTGCTGAATTGCGAACATCGCAATTTGACGATCAACCGATGGCGGAGTCGTTAACTGCAGAGCCTGAGGAAGATGCAGCGCCCGCTTTGCAGCCCTTATACGCACAATTGCTTGAGCAGTGCATTGAACATGCCAACCACTTCAGAGAGGATCCTTCGGAAAAGGGACAGCGTCTGTATGGCGCGTTTGTCGCCTGGCAGGATTTTATACGTTTGGCGAACAAGCTGGTGCTACAGATAGGCGCTTTCGCTCACAAATACGACTTTGACGAGCATACGCCGGGTAATGGCTATCGCAGCTTTATAGCTGTAACGAATGCATCCATCACATATGGACAAAATATCTGCAAGAATCTCCATGCAACGCGTGCCACAATGTTTTTTCGTAAGAAATACTACATGAAGGAGGTGGAGTCGTGCTCGCAGCTGCTCTCCTCGTTGTGCACTTGCCTGCATTATTTGCTTATCATGCATGATTGGTCTTGCGATTCGGGTGACTTGTTCGCCAATGGACATCACTCGGCGGAGGAATTGTTCGAACTGGGCGATACGATCAATCAGTATGCCTTCTATGGTCGTTGCCTTGGGTTTCAGTATGACAATTCGATACGCGGTGTGCTGCGTTTCATTTCTATTGGTATGGCGAGCTTCTCCGAAGTGTTCTATGCTCAAAGTGAGGGTAAAATCACCAAGACGACACGTGGCCTCTGGACAggcagcaaatattttttgaatccAGAGCAATGCGCGCGACGCATTGTGAATATTTCGCAGAATGCTAAAATCGACTTTTGTAAAGCCTTTTGGTTTCTCGCCGAATCGGAGATGATGCATACCATACCGACTATTGTCGGAAGTTCGGTGAAAGTGAATCGTGTGATTGAAATACCGCCAGAGCGATTGCAGTTGCCGCG TGTTACAAAGTCACAAAAGCTACGCACTGCGACCGATGTAAATCAAAATGACAATGCCGAACTGATCGATATACCTTTACCAACCGCACACATCGGTCCCGGCAATTCAATACGCGTGCGCTTGTTGAGTTATACGCGTCGGGAGGGCATGATCGGTGAGGGTATATTTGCACGTAGTTGGCGTCGCCTACCAGCACGCAGCCGCAGCGTTCTGTTCCATTGTCATGGTGGCGGTTTTGTGGCGCAGTCATCGAAATCGCACGAGCTCTACCTACGCGATTGGGCTGCGGCGCTTGACGTGCCGATTATCTCTGTGGATTACAGTCTCGCACCCGAGGCGCCCTTTCCACGCGCACTCGAGGAGGTATTTTACGCTTACTGCTGGATGTTGCGTAATGCCGAGCATTTAGGCACAACCGCTGAGCGCATTGTGCTTGCTGGCGATTCGGCGGGTGCAAATCTTTGCATTGGTGTGGCGCTAAAGTGCATTGAACAGGGTGTACGTATACCGGACGGCTTGTTTTTGGCCTATTGCCCGACCTTAATTAGCTTCGTGCCGAGTCCGGCGCGTCTGTTGTGCCTCATGGATCCGTTGTTGCCTTTCGGTTTTATGATGCGTTGCTTGCGCGCTTATGCCTCACCCGAACGCGAGCAGATGCAGGCGAACGCAAAACATGTATCCGAAATGTCTGATATTCGCAACGCAACACCGTCACAAGAGCGGCATTTCACCTTACAAATGGAAAAAGAGTACAGTGCGGCGTCCAGCAGGCGTACATCGGCAGCGAAGAGCCCGATATCATCGGTCGCGGAGAATTCGAAGTGGGAGCAAATG ttaaaagACGGCACTGCATTGGACATGAATGCTATGGCGGCAGATGCTGAGACGGAAGAGAGCAGTGATACTTTTGCGAGCGCATCCTATCACAGCCAGACAGTTGAACGTACCGATTTACCATCCGCCGAGGAGGATAACAGTCTTTGTGTTTCCTTCGAAGACGACTCTCAGCCAATCGTGCACTACCCCATACAACTGACTGCCGAAACGCAAAAAGATTCGGACTCAGAGCAGTACATTGATCGCTTTTTGGACCAATATCTCATCGACACAAACACACAAGAGGCCACGGAGCAAAAAGTCAATGGCTGTAAGGTGACTAATGGCACAACATATACGAATTGCATCGCGCCAACAATAGCGCGCACAGCATCCGAAGAGAATATCATCATTGATACCGGCAAAGAAGTGATCGCCTTTGAAACCATACATGGCCGTTTCAATAATGCCTTCAATGCGCTTACAACGACCTTCGATCGTTACACTAAATCGAGTGAGATTCGCGGCGATGCGCCGCATAGCGAGCGCATTAAAGATTTGCGCAACATGGATGCGTTGATAGCGCGTAGCCCTAGCTTAGAGTTTGCCTTTCAAGTGCCAAAAGATCCCTTCCTATCGCCCTATTGGGCAAGCGATGAGTGGCTTAAGCAGCTGCCAAACACAAAGATTTTG ACGCTCGATATGGATCCCTGTCTCGATGATTGCGTCATGTTTGCGCGTAAGCTTAAGAAATTGGGTCGCCCAGTGACATTGGAGATATTGAAGGGCCTACCACACGGCTTTCTGAACTTTACAatg TATTCGAGCGAGGCGCGTGACGGTTCCAAGCATTGCATTGCAAGCCTTAAAGAACTGCTGTCAATTCCTGTGGATATTCCATTGAATGGTCATGCTACAGGAAGTAAATAA